The following coding sequences lie in one Flavobacterium sediminis genomic window:
- a CDS encoding SDR family oxidoreductase, producing MTIGITGATGQLGHLVVQKLKERNTGATIVALVRDPKKAADLGVEARVFDYNQPETLAESLKGIDKLLLISGSEIGKRVEQHANVIEAAKEAGVKLIAYTSLLHTDTSSLVLAGEHLETEKLLKTSGIPYVILRHGWYTENYVGGLSDVVAHGTLYGSAGEGKISSASRADFADADVAVLVTEGHEGKTYELAGDETYTLADFAKTLSEVAGKEVKYQNLPVDDYAKVLVSVGLPEGIAQFLAGTHVGTEKGDLFDDSKELSKLIGRPTTPLATVLKAAL from the coding sequence ATGACAATAGGAATCACAGGAGCTACAGGTCAATTAGGACATTTAGTAGTTCAAAAATTAAAAGAGAGAAACACAGGTGCAACTATCGTAGCATTGGTTAGAGATCCTAAAAAAGCTGCTGATTTAGGAGTAGAAGCCAGAGTTTTTGATTACAACCAACCGGAAACTTTAGCAGAATCTTTAAAAGGAATTGATAAACTATTATTGATTTCAGGAAGTGAAATCGGAAAACGAGTAGAGCAACATGCTAATGTTATTGAAGCCGCTAAAGAAGCGGGTGTAAAATTAATAGCGTATACTAGCTTATTGCACACTGATACTTCATCATTAGTATTAGCCGGAGAGCATTTAGAAACTGAAAAGCTATTAAAAACATCCGGGATTCCGTATGTTATTTTACGTCACGGTTGGTATACTGAAAACTATGTGGGCGGTTTAAGTGATGTGGTTGCTCACGGAACATTATATGGTAGTGCTGGTGAAGGAAAAATTTCTTCGGCTTCAAGAGCTGATTTTGCGGATGCTGATGTAGCAGTTTTGGTAACAGAAGGTCATGAAGGTAAAACATACGAATTAGCAGGTGATGAAACCTATACTTTAGCTGATTTTGCTAAAACACTATCAGAAGTGGCCGGAAAAGAAGTAAAATATCAAAATTTACCGGTTGACGACTATGCTAAAGTTTTAGTAAGCGTTGGTTTACCGGAAGGAATAGCCCAATTTTTAGCAGGAACACACGTTGGAACCGAAAAAGGAGATTTATTTGACGATAGCAAAGAATTGTCAAAATTAATTGGCAGACCTACAACGCCTTTAGCAACAGTATTAAAAGCTGCATTATAA
- a CDS encoding FAD-dependent monooxygenase codes for MNKITIIGAGIGGLTTAIALRRKGFEVEIFEHTPQFTEAGSGINLALNAMQLFKHLGISEKIEQSGHSLKAMNVRDLKLDLLASSPIKELAALYSVRAVAIYRARLHSILLDELGDTPVYLNKKLRSLCQKGEQVELVFEDGTTHTAAIVIGADGIRSVVREAVVPEVKSRDAGQICWRGISKATLAEAFQKELNEIWGVGSRFGFVPISSDEVYWFALIRKDKRNNLSENGLSLFKNYPQVVQQILGETPEEAIICNEIRDLKPIDIWYKGNIVLLGDAAHATTPNLGQGACQAVESAYVLAECLASEQDISLAFEKYRQQRIAKAHYVVRTSWALGKMAQLEKSWACSLRNFLMKRLPQTVADRQSKRLYALDFKLR; via the coding sequence ATGAATAAAATAACGATCATAGGAGCGGGTATCGGAGGTCTGACTACCGCAATTGCTTTGCGCCGGAAAGGATTTGAAGTTGAGATCTTCGAGCATACCCCACAATTCACTGAAGCCGGCTCCGGAATTAATCTGGCATTAAATGCTATGCAGCTCTTTAAACATCTGGGAATTTCGGAAAAGATAGAACAAAGCGGACATTCCTTAAAGGCAATGAATGTCAGAGATCTGAAGTTGGATCTGTTGGCATCTTCTCCGATTAAAGAATTAGCAGCCCTTTATTCAGTCAGGGCAGTGGCCATATATCGAGCCAGACTGCATAGTATTTTGTTGGACGAATTGGGAGACACACCGGTCTATCTGAATAAAAAACTGCGTTCGCTTTGCCAAAAAGGGGAACAGGTAGAATTAGTGTTCGAAGACGGCACAACACATACTGCCGCGATTGTGATCGGTGCCGACGGAATAAGATCGGTAGTACGTGAAGCAGTTGTTCCCGAAGTCAAAAGCCGCGATGCCGGACAAATTTGTTGGAGAGGTATTTCTAAAGCGACACTTGCAGAAGCTTTTCAAAAGGAATTGAACGAGATTTGGGGAGTTGGCAGTCGTTTTGGTTTTGTACCCATTAGTTCAGATGAGGTCTATTGGTTTGCTTTGATTCGTAAAGATAAACGAAACAATTTATCTGAAAATGGATTATCTTTATTTAAAAATTATCCGCAGGTAGTACAGCAGATCCTTGGGGAAACACCGGAAGAAGCCATAATCTGTAATGAGATCAGGGATTTAAAACCTATAGATATCTGGTACAAAGGAAACATAGTACTGTTAGGCGATGCAGCTCATGCCACAACACCTAATCTGGGACAAGGTGCCTGTCAGGCAGTAGAAAGCGCTTATGTTTTGGCAGAGTGTTTAGCCTCAGAGCAAGATATTAGTTTGGCTTTTGAAAAATACCGCCAACAAAGAATAGCCAAAGCACATTATGTTGTAAGAACCAGTTGGGCATTAGGTAAAATGGCACAATTAGAGAAAAGTTGGGCTTGCAGTCTAAGAAATTTTCTAATGAAACGATTGCCGCAAACTGTTGCTGACCGACAAAGTAAAAGGCTTTATGCGCTTGATTTTAAACTAAGATGA
- a CDS encoding YqaE/Pmp3 family membrane protein, translating to MRYVIAFFFPWLSLMLQGKILSGIICLLLQLTIIGWIPAFLWAVTSLNRMYADRRTNKIIKEMKSKHV from the coding sequence ATGCGCTATGTTATTGCCTTTTTCTTTCCGTGGTTAAGCCTCATGCTACAAGGTAAGATCTTATCGGGAATTATTTGTTTGCTATTACAGCTCACCATCATCGGTTGGATCCCCGCTTTTTTATGGGCGGTAACTTCATTAAACCGAATGTATGCCGACAGGAGAACGAATAAGATCATTAAAGAAATGAAGTCGAAACACGTCTAA
- a CDS encoding TetR/AcrR family transcriptional regulator has translation MDKIKTKDKIVITALNLFNQKGLSQVTLRTIAQEMGISQGNLNYHFKKREEIIETLYFQLVESIDKGIAEHEEENNLQSFFQVFQVIMDSFYTYRFFLLDFVQIMREHKKIKVHYAQLNAIRTEQFQTLFATLIANDIIRKEELPHEYEYLYKRLQILIDFWISGSAIAKERLSKKTISYYYEVIGQSLYPYLTPKGKTEYLLAMKIKKA, from the coding sequence ATGGATAAGATAAAAACCAAAGACAAGATTGTAATAACAGCTTTGAACCTTTTTAATCAAAAAGGCTTATCACAGGTTACTTTAAGAACGATCGCTCAGGAAATGGGAATAAGTCAGGGTAATCTGAACTACCATTTTAAAAAAAGAGAAGAAATTATAGAGACTTTATACTTCCAACTGGTTGAATCTATTGATAAAGGAATTGCCGAACATGAGGAAGAAAACAATTTGCAGTCTTTCTTCCAGGTTTTTCAGGTCATTATGGATAGTTTTTATACGTATCGTTTCTTTTTACTGGATTTTGTTCAGATCATGAGAGAGCATAAAAAGATCAAAGTACATTATGCCCAACTAAATGCTATTCGTACCGAACAATTCCAGACCTTATTTGCAACTTTGATAGCTAACGACATCATTAGAAAAGAGGAATTGCCACACGAATACGAATATTTATACAAGCGATTGCAGATCTTAATTGATTTCTGGATCTCCGGTAGCGCCATAGCTAAAGAAAGACTTTCTAAAAAAACTATTTCCTATTATTATGAGGTGATCGGTCAATCGCTCTATCCTTACTTAACACCCAAAGGAAAAACAGAATATCTCTTAGCGATGAAAATAAAAAAGGCCTAA
- a CDS encoding winged helix-turn-helix transcriptional regulator, which produces MVTKGTYKKQFKQEVTSKSTTYPQVSNTNFQAVMEEKNKNKFSNVEDCPIRNIIDRIGDKWSVLVLLVLEEKGTLRFNEIHKTIESISQKMLAVTLKTLEADGLVKRTVYPQIPPKVEYELTERGNSLLPHLHGLVTWAKGNMEAIQVSRHEFVVNQ; this is translated from the coding sequence TTGGTAACCAAAGGTACTTATAAAAAACAATTCAAACAAGAAGTTACCTCAAAATCAACTACTTACCCACAAGTTAGTAATACTAATTTTCAAGCAGTTATGGAAGAAAAAAATAAAAATAAATTTTCAAATGTAGAAGATTGCCCTATCCGAAACATCATTGATCGTATAGGAGACAAATGGTCTGTACTCGTTTTATTGGTTTTAGAAGAAAAAGGCACTTTACGCTTTAATGAAATCCATAAAACCATAGAGTCTATCTCTCAAAAAATGTTGGCAGTTACCTTAAAAACATTAGAAGCAGATGGCCTAGTAAAACGTACGGTTTATCCGCAAATACCGCCTAAAGTAGAATACGAACTTACCGAAAGGGGAAACTCTCTGTTGCCACATTTACACGGTTTAGTAACCTGGGCCAAAGGAAATATGGAAGCTATTCAAGTCTCAAGGCATGAATTTGTGGTCAACCAGTAG